Proteins encoded within one genomic window of Bacteroidetes Order II. bacterium:
- a CDS encoding iron ABC transporter substrate-binding protein, with the protein MKRYILFLSLSLVLLSGCKPASQTTEEKTLILYAGRGKELVDGIIERFMKESGINVQIKYGKTAELALMLQQEGVNSPADVFWAQDAGSLGAVMQAGLLTELPQDLTGAVSKTFRNPHHQWVALTGRARTLAYSLKRVSSADLPQSIFDLSNPKWKGKIAWSPDNASFQSFLTALRKTQGEEKARAWLLAMKANEPKAYANNAAIIEAIAAGEADLGLPNHYYLLSFTDKDPNYPVGQTVFRAGDAGNLVNVSGAGILKSGKNPEAAKTFLKFILSQAGQTYMANDEFEYPVTEGVKRHHKLMSMDELDKLKPSVDLNSLADIEGTLALLKTTGIL; encoded by the coding sequence ATGAAGCGATACATTTTATTCCTTAGCCTAAGCCTCGTCCTTCTCTCCGGCTGCAAGCCAGCCAGCCAAACAACCGAAGAAAAAACATTGATCCTTTATGCTGGACGTGGCAAAGAATTGGTGGATGGCATTATCGAACGCTTTATGAAAGAATCTGGGATTAACGTACAAATCAAATATGGTAAAACGGCAGAATTGGCGCTGATGCTCCAACAAGAAGGCGTCAATAGCCCTGCGGATGTTTTTTGGGCACAAGACGCTGGCTCTTTGGGTGCAGTGATGCAAGCCGGACTATTGACCGAACTTCCGCAAGACCTCACCGGAGCCGTTTCCAAAACTTTCCGGAACCCACACCATCAATGGGTGGCCCTTACTGGCCGCGCCCGCACCCTTGCGTACTCCCTCAAACGAGTTTCCTCTGCCGATCTACCACAAAGTATCTTTGATCTTTCCAATCCGAAATGGAAAGGGAAGATTGCTTGGTCTCCTGATAATGCCTCGTTTCAGTCTTTTCTAACCGCGCTCCGCAAAACGCAAGGCGAGGAAAAAGCCCGCGCTTGGCTCTTGGCCATGAAAGCCAATGAACCCAAAGCCTATGCCAATAATGCGGCCATTATAGAGGCGATCGCCGCTGGAGAAGCCGATCTGGGCTTGCCCAACCATTATTATTTATTATCTTTTACCGATAAAGACCCCAATTATCCAGTGGGGCAAACGGTGTTTAGGGCGGGAGATGCCGGCAATCTTGTGAATGTTTCGGGGGCGGGCATCCTCAAATCCGGTAAAAACCCAGAGGCCGCAAAAACCTTCTTAAAGTTTATTTTGTCGCAAGCAGGACAAACCTACATGGCCAACGACGAATTTGAATACCCGGTTACAGAGGGCGTAAAACGCCATCACAAACTGATGTCAATGGACGAGTTAGACAAATTAAAACCATCGGTTGACCTTAATTCGCTCGCAGACATAGAGGGCACGCTTGCCCTACTCAAGACCACTGGCATTTTATAA